A window from Gopherus evgoodei ecotype Sinaloan lineage chromosome 24, rGopEvg1_v1.p, whole genome shotgun sequence encodes these proteins:
- the KCNJ9 gene encoding G protein-activated inward rectifier potassium channel 3, producing MAKENSGFSTIPETPVSEAKPPLCSRPSKASTRLRRENEREKTEKKKRRQRYVEKGGKCNVQHGNVRETYRYLTDIFTTLVDLKWRFSLLVFTLAYAITWLFFGLIWWFIAYCRGDLDHLEDHTWTPCVNNLNGFVSAFLFSIETETTIGYGHRVITDKCPEGIILLLLQAILGSMVNAFMVGCMFVKISQPNKRAETLVFSSHAVVSLRDDRLCLMFRVGDLRSSHIVEASIRAKLIKSKQTQEGEFIPLNQTDINLGFETGDDRLFLVSPLIISHEINEHSPFWEVSKEQLAKDEFEIVVILEGMVEATGMTCQARSSYLMDEVLWGHRFMSVLSLEDGFYEVDYNSFHQTFEVPTPSCSAKELAEATARMDAHLYWSIPSRLDEKVEEGTEKEAGDKERNGSLANPESESKV from the exons ATGGCAAAGGAGAACTCTGGCTTCTCCACCATCCCTGAGACTCCGGTGAGTGAGGCAAAGCCCCCGCTCTGCTCCCGCCCATCCAAGGCCTCAACGCGGCTCCGCAGGGAGAACGAGCGGGAGAAGACTGAGAAGAAGAAAAGGCGCCAGCGGTACGTGGAGAAAGGCGGCAAGTGCAACGTGCAGCACGGCAACGTGCGGGAGACCTACCGCTACCTCACGGACATCTTCACCACCCTGGTGGACCTCAAGTGGCGCTTCAGCCTGTTGGTCTTCACCCTGGCCTACGCCATCACCTGGCTCTTCTTCGGCCTCATCTGGTGGTTCATTGCCTATTGCCGTGGTGACCTGGACCACCTGGAGGACCACACCTGGACACCCTGTGTCAACAACCTCAATGGGTTCGTCTCGGCCTTCCTCTTCTCCATCGAGACAGAGACCACCATTGGCTACGGTCACCGGGTCATTACAGACAAGTGTCCCGAGGGCAtcatcctcctgctgctgcaggccatcCTGGGCTCCATGGTCAACGCCTTCATGGTGGGCTGCATGTTCGTCAAGATCTCCCAGCCCAACAAGCGGGCTGAGACCCTCGTCTTCTCCTCCCACGCCGTGGTCTCACTGCGTGATGACCGCCTGTGCCTCATGTTCCGGGTCGGGGACCTGCGCAGCTCCCACATTGTGGAGGCCTCCATCCGGGCCAAGCTGATCAAGTCCaagcagacccaggagggggagtTTATCCCCCTCAACCAGACAGACATCAACTTGGGCTTCGAGACAGGCGATGACCGCCTCTTCCTGGTCTCGCCCCTCATCATCAGCCACGAGATCAATGAGCACAGCCCCTTCTGGGAGGTCTCCAAGGAGCAGCTGGCGAAGGACGAGTTTGAGATTGTCGTCATTTTGGAAGGGATGGTGGAGGCCACAG GGATGACCTGCCAAGCCCGGAGCTCCTACCTGATGGACGAGGTGCTGTGGGGACATCGCTTCATGTCAGTGCTGAGCTTGGAGGATGGCTTCTACGAGGTCGACTACAACAGCTTTCATCAGACCTTTGAGGTGCCCACGCCCAGCTGCAGCGCCAAGGAACTGGCCGAGGCCACGGCCCGCATGGACGCCCACCTGTACTGGTCCATCCCCAGCCGGCTGGACGAGAAGGTGGaggaagggacagagaaagaaGCAGGGGATAAGGAGAGGAACGGTAGCCTGGCCAACCCGGAGAGTGAGTCCAAGGTGTGA